A part of Desulfotomaculum nigrificans DSM 574 genomic DNA contains:
- the cobA gene encoding uroporphyrinogen-III C-methyltransferase, with protein MAKGIVYLVGAGPGDPGLITVKGLECIRKADVLVYDRLASPRLLAYARPDAEKIYVGKSPDRHAVAQEEINQLLVDKAKEGKVVTRLKGGDPFVFGRGGEEAELLVENGLPFEVVPGITSAISVPAYAGIPVTHRGYTSTLAIITGNEDPTKDDSSIAWDKLATSAGTMVFLMGMGNLPKICARLIEFGRSPDTPVALIRWGTRPEQRTITGTLDDIYAKAIRAQFKNPAIIIVGEVVKLRDKLAWFEKKPLFGKRVVVTRSREQASVLSAAIEALGGEAWEFPTIQIAPPEDFAPLDNAINDVRSYRWVIFTSVNGVNMFFDRMRANGRDIRDLSDVRICAIGPRTRDELANRGLLVDYVPGEYRAEEIVAGLKDKVLPGDRVLLPRADIARKVLPQALAEMGAEVHEVTAYCTVLGDGDAAAIRQGLVNGEISVVTFTSSSTVQNFVKLIGEEELPKLMDKVVVASIGPITSRTARELGLRVDVEAKEYTIDGLVQAITSYFAGREDA; from the coding sequence ATGGCTAAAGGTATTGTATATTTAGTTGGTGCCGGCCCAGGGGATCCTGGCTTAATTACCGTCAAAGGGCTTGAGTGTATTCGCAAAGCAGACGTGTTGGTTTATGACCGGCTGGCCAGTCCGCGACTGTTGGCTTATGCCAGGCCGGATGCAGAAAAAATTTACGTTGGTAAATCACCTGACCGTCACGCTGTGGCTCAGGAGGAAATTAACCAGCTACTGGTGGATAAAGCTAAGGAAGGTAAGGTTGTTACCCGGTTGAAGGGCGGCGATCCCTTTGTCTTTGGACGAGGGGGAGAAGAAGCTGAGCTATTAGTAGAAAATGGTCTGCCCTTTGAAGTTGTACCAGGTATAACCTCGGCCATATCTGTACCGGCCTATGCTGGCATTCCGGTTACCCACCGGGGATATACCTCAACGTTGGCCATCATCACCGGAAATGAAGACCCCACCAAGGATGATTCCAGCATTGCCTGGGATAAGTTAGCCACCAGTGCCGGTACCATGGTTTTTTTAATGGGCATGGGAAATTTACCTAAGATTTGTGCTCGCTTAATAGAATTTGGCCGGTCGCCGGACACCCCCGTGGCCCTCATCCGCTGGGGTACCAGACCAGAACAGCGCACCATTACCGGTACATTAGATGACATCTATGCGAAGGCCATCAGGGCCCAATTTAAAAACCCCGCTATTATCATCGTGGGAGAGGTTGTTAAACTACGGGATAAATTGGCTTGGTTTGAGAAAAAACCTTTGTTTGGCAAACGGGTGGTGGTTACCCGTTCCAGGGAACAGGCCAGTGTACTATCGGCAGCCATTGAAGCCCTGGGGGGCGAGGCCTGGGAATTTCCCACCATTCAAATTGCCCCACCGGAGGATTTTGCACCGCTGGATAATGCTATTAATGACGTTAGATCCTATCGTTGGGTTATCTTCACCAGTGTAAATGGCGTCAACATGTTCTTTGATCGGATGCGGGCTAATGGCAGAGATATTCGTGACCTTTCTGACGTGCGGATATGTGCCATTGGACCACGTACCAGAGATGAACTGGCCAACCGGGGGCTGCTGGTTGACTATGTTCCTGGCGAGTACCGGGCGGAAGAGATTGTGGCCGGTTTAAAAGACAAGGTTTTACCGGGAGATCGTGTGCTGCTACCTCGGGCGGACATTGCCCGTAAAGTGCTGCCCCAGGCCCTGGCGGAAATGGGCGCCGAGGTACATGAAGTTACGGCTTACTGCACGGTGTTGGGAGATGGCGATGCCGCCGCCATTAGGCAGGGGTTGGTGAACGGGGAAATTAGTGTGGTTACATTTACTAGTTCATCCACCGTACAAAATTTTGTTAAACTTATAGGAGAAGAAGAGCTACCGAAATTAATGGATAAGGTTGTGGTGGCCAGTATTGGGCCCATTACCTCCCGTACGGCCAGGGAATTGGGCTTACGGGTGGATGTGGAAGCTAAGGAGTATACCATTGACGGTTTGGTACAAGCTATCACCAGTTATTTTGCCGGCCGGGAAGATGCTTAA
- the nirJ1 gene encoding putative heme d1 biosynthesis radical SAM protein NirJ1, with protein sequence MISISKLLGGSENFGDSLRYASGARGQVHGTVSGHGPVVVWNSTRTCNLKCRHCYSESDSKKYNELSTEEAKRFIDDLAEFKVPVLLFSGGEPLVRPDFFELVAYAGEKGIRTTISTNGTLITPQVAWRLKDLGVGYVGISLDGIGKINDEFRGREGAYEAALAGIRNCLAVGQRVGLRFTINRHNYKEINNIFDLIERENIPRVCFYHLVYSGRGCEMVKEDISHAESRAVLDLIMERTQDFIRRGLDKEILTVDNHADAIYLYLKLHRENPERARQVWELLSHNGGNRTGIAIGEVDWEGNVHADQFTRNHRFGNVRERKFGEIWTDLSHPILAGLKNRKPLLKGRCAKCQWLDLCNGNFRARAEAVHGDFWAEDPACYLTDEEIGL encoded by the coding sequence ATGATTAGTATAAGTAAGTTGTTAGGTGGTAGTGAAAATTTTGGCGATTCCCTCCGTTATGCCAGTGGTGCCAGAGGACAGGTCCATGGTACGGTAAGTGGGCATGGCCCGGTGGTGGTCTGGAATTCCACCCGCACCTGCAATTTGAAATGCCGGCACTGCTACTCAGAGTCCGACAGCAAGAAATATAATGAGCTAAGCACAGAGGAAGCTAAAAGGTTTATTGATGATTTAGCCGAGTTTAAGGTACCGGTGTTATTGTTCTCCGGTGGGGAACCCTTAGTGCGGCCGGATTTCTTTGAATTGGTGGCTTATGCCGGGGAAAAAGGAATCAGAACCACCATTTCCACCAATGGCACGCTGATAACCCCGCAGGTAGCCTGGCGGCTGAAGGACCTGGGTGTAGGGTATGTGGGCATCAGCCTGGATGGTATCGGTAAAATTAATGATGAATTTCGTGGCCGGGAAGGGGCCTATGAGGCAGCCCTGGCCGGTATCCGCAACTGTTTGGCGGTGGGCCAGCGGGTCGGACTGCGCTTTACCATAAACCGTCATAATTATAAGGAAATAAACAATATTTTTGACCTGATTGAAAGGGAGAACATCCCCCGGGTATGCTTCTACCATCTGGTATATTCCGGCAGGGGCTGTGAGATGGTGAAGGAAGATATTTCCCACGCTGAATCTCGGGCAGTATTGGATTTAATTATGGAGCGAACCCAAGACTTTATCAGACGGGGTTTAGATAAAGAAATATTAACGGTGGACAACCACGCTGACGCTATTTATCTATATTTAAAACTGCACCGGGAAAACCCGGAACGGGCCCGGCAGGTGTGGGAATTGTTATCCCATAACGGTGGTAACCGCACCGGTATTGCCATTGGTGAGGTGGACTGGGAAGGTAATGTACACGCCGATCAGTTTACTCGCAACCACCGCTTTGGCAATGTGCGGGAGCGCAAGTTCGGAGAGATTTGGACCGACCTTAGTCACCCCATTCTGGCGGGATTAAAGAACCGTAAGCCATTACTTAAAGGTCGTTGTGCCAAGTGCCAGTGGTTAGATCTCTGCAACGGCAACTTCCGGGCTCGGGCCGAGGCAGTACATGGAGACTTCTGGGCCGAAGACCCGGCTTGTTATTTAACAGATGAAGAGATTGGCTTATAA
- a CDS encoding universal stress protein has protein sequence MYKKILLPLDGSERAVKALAHAVEIAQKFGAKLTLMHVVPSLPAYVNTAVDQLGHAQQTIINELTRHGQEMMEEVASSVSDKGIEIDTYTVLGQPADEILEKAKSEDYDLIVMGSRGLGEIKGYLMGSVSNRVARHASCPVLIIH, from the coding sequence ATGTATAAGAAGATATTATTGCCCTTGGATGGTTCTGAACGCGCGGTTAAAGCTTTGGCTCATGCTGTTGAAATAGCTCAAAAGTTTGGTGCAAAACTAACATTAATGCACGTAGTGCCTAGTTTGCCGGCCTATGTGAATACGGCAGTGGATCAACTAGGCCATGCACAACAGACCATTATTAATGAGTTAACCAGACATGGTCAGGAAATGATGGAAGAAGTTGCTTCCTCCGTTTCAGATAAAGGAATAGAAATTGATACCTATACAGTACTGGGTCAGCCGGCAGATGAAATTTTAGAGAAAGCTAAATCAGAAGATTATGATTTAATTGTTATGGGAAGCCGTGGCTTAGGAGAAATTAAAGGTTACCTAATGGGAAGTGTGAGTAACCGGGTCGCTCGACACGCCTCCTGCCCGGTGCTAATTATCCATTAA
- the istA gene encoding IS21 family transposase: MIKYREILRLHAQGLSMRGIAASCSNSRNTVSEVLKRAESQGISWPFERDMSDGQLQEVLFPEKNASSNFRRRPDCEYIHKEMAKSGVTLSLLWDEYCQNCRQNHEIPYSYRQFCRFYHDYANTKKATMRIKRKPGELMEVDWAGQTMSIKDNITGEDITAYVFVAALPCSQYAYVEAFLSMETESWITAHIHAFQFFGGVTRMIVPDNLKTGVEKSSRTDPVINRTYQEMAEHYNTTIIPARVRHPKDKASAEGTVGTISTWIIASLRNQQFFSIKELNEAIRKKLTEYNTKPFQKKPGNRLSAFTEEEKFALIPLPASPYELATWKKATVQYDYHISVDKMYYSVPYEYIKQLVDVRITKNLVEIFFKHFRIASHKRLYGKVGQASTIPEHMPDNHKKYIDFNQDSVLEWASKVGPHTLTTVKSILASYKTEKQGLNSCLALMKLADKHSVERVEAACKRALDYTLRPTLKSIQTILKTGQDKLPEANPSVDNTTKNTTSSYGFTRGATYYGGKNND, encoded by the coding sequence ATGATCAAGTACCGGGAAATCCTGAGACTTCATGCCCAGGGACTTAGTATGAGGGGCATTGCCGCCAGTTGTTCCAACTCAAGGAACACGGTGAGTGAAGTCCTCAAACGGGCTGAGAGTCAGGGTATTTCTTGGCCATTTGAGAGGGATATGTCAGATGGCCAACTCCAAGAGGTTTTGTTCCCTGAAAAGAATGCTTCTTCTAACTTCAGGAGAAGGCCCGACTGCGAGTATATCCACAAGGAAATGGCCAAAAGTGGGGTAACACTTTCGCTATTGTGGGATGAATATTGCCAGAACTGTAGGCAAAATCATGAGATTCCTTATAGTTATCGACAATTCTGCCGGTTTTATCATGATTATGCCAATACTAAAAAGGCCACAATGAGGATAAAAAGAAAACCCGGTGAATTAATGGAAGTAGACTGGGCGGGCCAGACTATGTCCATTAAAGATAATATTACAGGGGAGGACATCACTGCTTACGTATTTGTTGCGGCTTTGCCCTGCAGTCAATACGCTTATGTAGAAGCTTTCCTCTCAATGGAGACTGAGAGTTGGATCACGGCTCACATTCATGCCTTCCAGTTCTTCGGCGGTGTAACGAGAATGATTGTACCAGATAACTTGAAGACCGGTGTGGAAAAGTCCTCCCGGACTGATCCCGTTATTAACCGCACGTATCAGGAAATGGCCGAACACTACAACACCACTATTATTCCCGCCAGAGTACGCCACCCGAAAGATAAAGCTAGTGCAGAAGGTACGGTGGGTACCATCTCCACTTGGATCATTGCCTCTCTCCGTAATCAGCAGTTTTTCTCAATTAAAGAACTCAATGAAGCCATCCGTAAAAAATTAACGGAATACAACACCAAACCTTTTCAAAAAAAGCCGGGAAACAGGCTTTCCGCTTTCACAGAAGAGGAGAAATTTGCGCTAATTCCCCTGCCTGCTTCCCCGTACGAGTTAGCCACTTGGAAAAAAGCCACCGTACAATACGATTATCACATATCTGTGGATAAAATGTACTACTCAGTTCCTTATGAATATATCAAACAACTAGTTGATGTCCGAATTACGAAAAACTTGGTGGAAATTTTCTTCAAACATTTCCGTATTGCCTCCCATAAAAGGCTTTATGGGAAAGTAGGACAAGCCTCCACAATTCCAGAACATATGCCTGACAATCACAAAAAATATATCGATTTCAACCAAGATTCAGTTCTTGAATGGGCAAGTAAAGTTGGACCACACACATTAACCACTGTTAAAAGCATTTTAGCTTCTTACAAGACTGAAAAGCAAGGACTTAATTCTTGCTTAGCACTAATGAAGCTGGCTGATAAACATTCGGTTGAACGCGTCGAAGCCGCATGTAAGAGGGCTCTAGACTATACCCTCAGGCCCACTCTAAAGAGTATTCAAACCATCCTGAAGACCGGACAGGATAAATTACCCGAGGCAAATCCATCTGTGGATAACACAACTAAAAATACAACCAGCTCTTACGGATTCACTAGAGGAGCCACTTACTATGGAGGGAAAAACAATGACTAA
- a CDS encoding precorrin-2 dehydrogenase/sirohydrochlorin ferrochelatase family protein, with translation MGNLYPIYLNLEGQLCLVVGGGKVAERKIGSLLECGARVRLVSPQVTDQIKKWADLGQIELLQREYRPSDLTGSFLVFATTDNAEVNCQVARDCEERHLPVNVADNPTHCSFFVPSVIRRGKLSIAISTGGSSPKLAAKIRRQLESQFGPEYAEFLDLLSDVRRQVLADVEDIGQRQAIFYSLVESDILDLLKNKKYDQVKERLKNAYSGYRS, from the coding sequence ATGGGTAATCTTTATCCAATCTACCTGAACCTGGAAGGCCAACTTTGCCTGGTGGTTGGTGGAGGTAAAGTAGCTGAGCGTAAAATAGGCTCTTTGTTAGAATGTGGGGCCAGGGTGAGGTTGGTAAGCCCGCAGGTTACCGACCAAATCAAGAAGTGGGCTGACCTGGGTCAAATTGAATTACTGCAGCGAGAATACCGACCGTCTGATTTAACGGGTAGCTTTTTGGTGTTTGCCACCACTGATAATGCAGAGGTAAACTGCCAGGTGGCGCGGGACTGCGAAGAACGGCATTTGCCAGTAAATGTAGCAGATAATCCTACCCATTGTAGTTTTTTTGTTCCGTCCGTTATTCGACGGGGTAAACTGTCCATTGCCATCTCCACCGGTGGGTCCAGTCCCAAATTGGCGGCTAAAATAAGACGCCAGTTGGAATCACAATTTGGTCCTGAATATGCTGAATTTCTGGATTTACTATCGGATGTACGCCGTCAGGTTTTGGCCGATGTAGAGGACATTGGCCAAAGACAGGCGATTTTTTATAGCCTGGTCGAGTCTGACATTCTGGATCTGCTTAAGAACAAAAAATATGACCAGGTAAAGGAGCGGCTTAAGAATGCTTATAGCGGTTATCGGAGTTAA
- a CDS encoding YkgJ family cysteine cluster protein: MKIKVFSKSLAKGPGYDVAVLDPQATVQDYLDAINNFIEQNTDPPCKGCDECCWERIPLTSIDVFNYVNHLRDQLGLGQDWPLLDFLEKYAYIYVEGRVVDISLGYTMEGACRFLNQSERICSSYVARSLVCQSFICMESTQRASELRSELVNTGMDELVRLWLVQSQQAGRQLFIHEAHRAAPQLEDYHVNGFTNKKSYQEVLLKDICSKRLWASLTSELKKPS, encoded by the coding sequence GTGAAGATAAAAGTTTTTAGCAAGTCTTTAGCTAAAGGGCCGGGGTACGATGTGGCGGTTTTAGACCCACAGGCCACTGTTCAAGATTATTTAGATGCCATCAATAATTTTATTGAGCAAAATACCGATCCTCCTTGTAAGGGGTGCGATGAGTGCTGTTGGGAAAGAATTCCCCTTACCAGCATAGATGTGTTTAATTATGTTAACCATTTGAGAGATCAATTAGGTTTAGGCCAAGATTGGCCACTTTTGGATTTCCTTGAAAAATACGCCTATATTTATGTAGAGGGCAGGGTAGTGGATATTAGTTTAGGTTATACTATGGAAGGAGCCTGCCGTTTTCTCAATCAATCAGAACGTATTTGTTCCAGCTATGTTGCCCGTTCCTTAGTTTGTCAAAGTTTTATATGTATGGAAAGCACCCAAAGAGCCAGTGAACTTCGTTCTGAATTAGTCAACACCGGAATGGACGAATTGGTACGATTATGGTTGGTGCAAAGTCAGCAAGCCGGGCGACAGCTTTTTATTCATGAAGCGCACCGAGCCGCCCCCCAACTGGAAGATTACCATGTTAACGGTTTTACAAATAAAAAAAGTTATCAGGAAGTTTTGTTAAAAGACATTTGCAGTAAACGATTGTGGGCAAGTCTAACTTCCGAATTAAAGAAACCGTCCTGA
- a CDS encoding polyprenyl synthetase family protein yields MLDFFSLIREDLGMVESEIRKVVQSRDSLLTKTSLQLLNAGGKRLRPAFALLAGRLYDADVEKLIPLAVALELIHMATLVHDDVVDDSMTRRGTPTVKANWGNKISMHTGDYLFAKSLVLISTYKEPLIAELLAKTSVKMCEGEIHQISTAYSANQSWRDYFYRIERKTALLIAASCQLGAVAAGAPAKDHKRLGKFGHQLGMAFQITDDILDMVADQRELGKPIGGDLRQGILTMPVIYSLEKSPRRERLRELVEIREKTEDQVKEAIELIKEAGGIQFSFEVAQRYIAKAKNNLKYLPDRPVKKVFEQIADFIGVRRF; encoded by the coding sequence ATGCTTGATTTTTTTAGCCTAATTAGGGAAGATCTCGGGATGGTAGAGTCAGAAATCAGGAAAGTAGTTCAGTCCCGGGACTCCTTGTTAACAAAAACTTCTTTGCAGTTATTAAACGCCGGAGGGAAAAGATTACGTCCGGCTTTTGCACTTTTGGCAGGTCGCTTGTATGATGCCGATGTGGAAAAACTTATACCCCTGGCGGTGGCTTTAGAACTTATTCATATGGCTACATTGGTACATGATGACGTGGTGGATGACTCCATGACCCGTCGGGGAACCCCTACGGTCAAGGCTAACTGGGGTAATAAAATTTCTATGCATACCGGAGATTACCTTTTTGCCAAATCCCTGGTATTGATATCCACCTATAAAGAACCTTTAATTGCCGAATTATTAGCTAAAACCAGTGTGAAGATGTGTGAAGGTGAGATACACCAAATTTCCACAGCCTATAGTGCCAACCAAAGCTGGCGGGATTATTTTTATCGCATTGAGCGTAAAACAGCCTTGCTGATAGCTGCCAGCTGCCAACTTGGGGCGGTGGCAGCAGGGGCCCCGGCAAAAGATCATAAACGACTGGGTAAGTTTGGCCACCAGTTAGGTATGGCCTTTCAGATAACTGATGATATTTTGGATATGGTGGCAGACCAGCGGGAATTAGGGAAGCCCATCGGTGGGGACTTACGTCAGGGGATTTTGACGATGCCGGTAATTTATTCCCTGGAAAAGAGTCCCCGGCGTGAACGTCTACGTGAATTGGTGGAAATCCGTGAAAAAACCGAGGATCAAGTAAAGGAAGCCATTGAACTGATTAAAGAGGCTGGGGGCATTCAATTCTCCTTTGAAGTGGCCCAGCGATATATTGCCAAGGCTAAAAATAATCTTAAGTATTTACCAGATCGGCCGGTTAAAAAAGTATTTGAGCAAATTGCTGATTTTATTGGGGTCAGGAGGTTCTAA
- the hemA gene encoding glutamyl-tRNA reductase: MLIAVIGVNHRTAPLDVREKLSFPEYGISAWLKKLQSSPGIEGCAILSTCNRTEIYIAPMELDTGMSSVWSFLSEKSGLDISEIKNYTFCHTLYDAIRHLFRVVSGLDSMILGETQILGQVKRTYELALEAGTTNVVLNTLFQQAITTGKRVRTETGIDQNPVSIPYAAVELAKQNLGSLEGRSVLVVGAGEMSEITAVNLVANGVSSVIVSNRSYDRAVQLAEKFNGTAVKFDQLFDYMAKSDIVISSTAARHYVIKPREVEKVMALRGWKDIMMIDIAVPRDIDPEVGKLPGVTLYDVDSLQNVVDANLAERRKAAVVAEGIIEEELDEFMKWLSTRFVVPTITALKKMAEEIKQRELHRAFNRLGELNEREKKIISSLASSIVNQLLHTPVIKLKQYALTPEGHLYTEILQNLFNLQVEGQRPQAEIPPPEKKQKRTVS, translated from the coding sequence ATGCTTATAGCGGTTATCGGAGTTAACCACCGCACCGCGCCATTGGATGTGCGGGAGAAACTATCTTTTCCTGAATATGGAATATCCGCTTGGTTGAAAAAATTACAATCATCACCGGGCATTGAAGGCTGCGCCATTCTTTCTACTTGCAACCGAACCGAGATTTATATTGCTCCCATGGAACTAGACACCGGGATGAGTTCAGTGTGGTCTTTTTTGTCTGAGAAGTCGGGCCTGGATATTTCTGAAATAAAAAATTATACCTTTTGTCATACCCTGTACGATGCCATCAGACACCTGTTCCGGGTAGTATCGGGCTTAGATTCCATGATTTTAGGGGAAACCCAGATTTTAGGTCAGGTTAAAAGAACTTACGAACTGGCTTTAGAGGCCGGCACCACCAATGTCGTTTTGAACACCCTGTTCCAACAGGCCATTACCACCGGTAAAAGGGTGAGAACAGAAACGGGTATTGATCAAAATCCCGTTTCCATTCCCTATGCAGCGGTGGAATTAGCTAAACAAAATCTCGGTAGCCTGGAAGGTCGCTCGGTGCTGGTGGTGGGGGCCGGAGAAATGAGTGAAATAACAGCTGTTAACCTGGTAGCCAACGGGGTTTCCAGTGTTATTGTTTCCAACCGCTCTTATGACCGGGCGGTGCAACTGGCTGAAAAGTTTAACGGTACAGCGGTAAAATTTGATCAACTCTTTGACTACATGGCCAAGTCTGATATTGTTATTTCCAGCACCGCAGCCCGGCACTATGTAATTAAGCCCCGGGAAGTAGAAAAAGTAATGGCGTTACGGGGTTGGAAAGATATTATGATGATTGATATTGCAGTGCCGAGGGATATTGATCCAGAGGTAGGTAAACTGCCCGGGGTAACATTGTATGATGTTGATAGCTTACAAAACGTAGTGGATGCCAACCTGGCCGAAAGACGTAAGGCTGCCGTGGTAGCGGAAGGTATTATTGAAGAGGAATTAGATGAATTTATGAAATGGTTGTCCACTCGGTTTGTGGTGCCAACCATTACTGCTTTAAAGAAAATGGCGGAAGAGATTAAACAAAGAGAGCTGCACCGGGCTTTTAACCGGCTGGGTGAGTTAAATGAAAGGGAGAAAAAAATCATTAGCTCACTGGCTTCTTCCATTGTTAACCAATTACTTCATACCCCTGTGATTAAGCTTAAACAATATGCATTAACACCCGAGGGACATTTATATACTGAGATATTGCAAAACTTATTTAACTTGCAGGTTGAAGGTCAGCGACCCCAAGCTGAGATACCCCCGCCGGAAAAGAAACAAAAAAGAACTGTTTCCTAA
- the istB gene encoding IS21-like element helper ATPase IstB: MTNESTLSKLNDMRLTAMAETYRKQLHDTDYQELSFEDRFSLLVDVEWSRRKNNKLDRLIKGAQFRYNQACIEDIEYHPDRKLDKAQILRLASGQYIQDHHNIIIMGASGNGKTYLACAFGVAACRQFYKVKYVRLPDLLDELAIARGEGIFQKVMKQYKKVNLLILDEWLLTPLKGNEARDLLEIVESRHQTGSTIFCSQFDPRGWHEKIGEVTLADAILDRIVHDSYSILIDGEISMRERYVLEK; encoded by the coding sequence ATGACTAATGAAAGTACATTATCAAAATTAAACGATATGCGTTTAACTGCAATGGCTGAAACCTACAGGAAACAGTTGCATGACACCGATTACCAGGAACTATCCTTCGAAGATCGCTTTAGCCTGCTTGTGGATGTAGAATGGTCACGCAGAAAGAATAATAAGCTGGATCGCCTCATTAAAGGAGCCCAATTTCGCTACAATCAAGCCTGTATTGAAGACATAGAATATCATCCGGACAGAAAGCTGGATAAAGCTCAAATTCTACGTTTGGCTTCAGGTCAATACATTCAGGATCACCACAATATTATTATCATGGGTGCTTCAGGGAACGGCAAAACGTATCTTGCGTGCGCATTTGGAGTGGCAGCATGTCGCCAGTTCTACAAAGTTAAGTATGTTCGGCTACCGGATCTGCTTGATGAACTGGCAATCGCCAGAGGCGAGGGCATATTTCAAAAGGTCATGAAGCAATACAAGAAAGTCAATCTACTTATACTGGACGAATGGCTTCTAACACCTTTAAAAGGGAACGAGGCCCGCGACCTTCTAGAAATAGTGGAATCAAGGCATCAGACTGGTTCAACCATTTTCTGTTCTCAGTTTGATCCCAGAGGATGGCATGAAAAAATAGGTGAGGTAACCTTAGCAGATGCTATTTTGGACCGTATTGTCCATGATTCCTATAGCATTCTGATTGATGGGGAGATATCAATGAGAGAACGATATGTCTTAGAAAAATAA
- the hemC gene encoding hydroxymethylbilane synthase, translating into MKRKIKVGSRDSALALWQTRWVVAQLEQQNPHLSFEIVTMKTKGDKMLDVALAKIGDKGLFTKELELAMLNKEIDFAVHSLKDMPTALPAGLTIGAVCKRDNPGDALISKDGRKLAELPQGARIGTSSLRRCAQLLNYRPDFRLEALRGNLNTRMKKMASQQLDAIILAAAGIYRMGWSDMIAEIIPFNVCLPAVGQGAIAVECREDDIEINQLLQGVEHQPTRVATDAERSLLRRLEGGCQVPIGAYGEVIEDRLSLQAIVATLDGQRLIRAQGEGALNQAEELGIEVADKLLSMGGKEILQQVRSGD; encoded by the coding sequence ATGAAACGGAAAATTAAAGTGGGGAGTAGAGACAGTGCTTTAGCCCTTTGGCAGACCCGCTGGGTAGTGGCACAACTGGAGCAACAAAACCCGCATCTATCCTTTGAAATCGTCACCATGAAGACCAAGGGCGATAAAATGTTGGATGTGGCCCTGGCTAAGATCGGGGACAAGGGGCTTTTTACCAAAGAACTGGAACTGGCGATGCTGAACAAAGAGATAGATTTCGCTGTACACAGCCTGAAAGATATGCCCACCGCTCTGCCTGCAGGGCTAACCATTGGGGCGGTATGCAAGAGGGACAATCCCGGGGATGCATTGATCTCCAAGGATGGCCGAAAGTTGGCGGAATTGCCCCAGGGAGCCAGGATTGGCACTTCGTCGCTCAGGCGCTGTGCCCAACTGTTAAATTACCGGCCGGACTTCCGGTTAGAAGCACTGCGAGGCAATTTGAACACCAGAATGAAAAAAATGGCCTCCCAGCAGTTGGATGCCATTATACTGGCAGCTGCCGGAATTTACCGGATGGGCTGGTCAGATATGATTGCCGAGATTATTCCCTTTAATGTATGCTTGCCGGCGGTTGGCCAGGGGGCCATTGCTGTGGAATGCCGGGAAGATGATATAGAAATTAATCAACTTCTCCAAGGGGTGGAGCACCAACCCACCAGAGTGGCTACCGATGCTGAGAGATCGTTGCTGCGGCGGTTGGAGGGAGGCTGCCAGGTGCCCATCGGTGCCTATGGGGAAGTAATAGAGGATAGGCTTTCATTGCAGGCCATTGTAGCCACCTTGGATGGTCAAAGGCTAATCCGGGCACAGGGAGAAGGGGCTTTGAATCAAGCCGAAGAATTGGGTATTGAAGTGGCTGACAAGTTACTTAGTATGGGTGGTAAAGAAATTTTGCAACAAGTTAGATCAGGGGATTGA